The genomic interval CAGCATCCCCCTTTGTATTATGTGATGGCGAGATTGTGGGCGCAACTATTTGGGGATTCTCCCGCACAAGTCAGGAGTTTATCGGCAGTCATTAGTTTGTTAATATTCCCCTGTGTGTATTGGCTATGTTTAGAGTTGTTTGACGCACCCTCTGTGGGATGGGTAGCATTGGGTTTGATAGCCGTTTCTCCCTTAGAGATTTTTTTTGCTCAAGAAGCACGCCAATATGGTTTGTGGATGGTAACAATTCTACTCTCTTCTGCTGCCTTATTACGCGCTATCCGACGAGAGAGTTTATGGAGTTGGGGGCTTTATGCCCTCACCTTAGCTTTGGGATTATACACCCATTTATTCACTATTTTGGTAGCCATTGCTCAGGGTATTTATGTAGTGATCTCTCAACAGTTTCGCTGGCACAAAACGTTACGCAATTATTTGATAGCCACCGCAATGGGGTTGTTGATGTTTCTCCCTTGGCTGATAATCTTCATTACCCATCTTCATACCGCTCTACAGATAAATTTGCTTTGGTCGGGAAATTTATTAGGAAATACAATAGATAATATTTTTGAGCGAATTGTTGGGTTTTTGATTATTTTTTTGATGCGAACTAGCAGGGTGTTTATTGATATAAATTTAGCTTCTGACTCTGTTGTAGAAAGTTATTTATCATTTAGTATTATTTGGATAGTATTAAGTTTGGCTTTAATTATTTATCTCTTATATTTTTTGCTATATAAAACCAAGAATAAACCAAGGACGTTTATTTTAACTTTATGGTTATTTCCCAGCCTTTCATTACTTTTATGTGATACAATTTATGGTGGAATTCAATCGATAAATTTTCGGTATACATTGCCTTCATACCTCACCCAGCAAATTGCTGTTGCTTTTATTTTAACTAACCATCTTTTTTGGGACAATACTTGGAAACAAAAAGTCTGTAAATTCATAATGGTTGGATTAATAATAGCTGGAGTTTTTTCTGATATTAGCCTTTTTAAGGCTGAAACTTGGTGGATACAGATGAGAGGAACGTATTTTACAGAAATTTCTCAAATTGTTAATAAAACGGAGAGTCCTTTACTGATCAGTGACAACCATCC from Planktothrix tepida PCC 9214 carries:
- a CDS encoding glycosyltransferase family 39 protein, yielding QHPPLYYVMARLWAQLFGDSPAQVRSLSAVISLLIFPCVYWLCLELFDAPSVGWVALGLIAVSPLEIFFAQEARQYGLWMVTILLSSAALLRAIRRESLWSWGLYALTLALGLYTHLFTILVAIAQGIYVVISQQFRWHKTLRNYLIATAMGLLMFLPWLIIFITHLHTALQINLLWSGNLLGNTIDNIFERIVGFLIIFLMRTSRVFIDINLASDSVVESYLSFSIIWIVLSLALIIYLLYFLLYKTKNKPRTFILTLWLFPSLSLLLCDTIYGGIQSINFRYTLPSYLTQQIAVAFILTNHLFWDNTWKQKVCKFIMVGLIIAGVFSDISLFKAETWWIQMRGTYFTEISQIVNKTESPLLISDNHPISVGMTLTLSHRLDPKVHLLTTPFDQVVTIPQDYNNLFFIDPSSSLLHQLQQDTTYSLKLIDPSVGFWHICHYVSLEG